A stretch of DNA from Cryptomeria japonica chromosome 4, Sugi_1.0, whole genome shotgun sequence:
ACAAATAGCATTGTGACTATGACATCCAATCCTCATAGTCCTACAATCAAAACCAATGCCACTATCACATCTCTATTACCACATTGCCTCCTTGGAGACATGTGTAGAATCCATTTACTTAGCTTTCAATAATGGAAAAAGAGATTATAGATTGTCTCTTACCCATCCAAATCATTACTCCTCCAAACAAAATAAATACATAGTCACTATTGGGCCTTTGACTATCCAAGTCACTTGCCCAATTTGCACAACAAATCCTTTTATGTCTGATAGTTTAACCACATCATCAATACTATGATAAAACAATCAATAATTACAGGTACCTCTCTAATATACAAATGAGCTATTAACAAAATTCCAATGGTCTCTACCAAGATTAAACATAAACTTTCTCAAAATTTTCACTGCTTTGGTAGCATTTTATTTAGTGCAAACATTCATACATCAAAATCCCAATTATAATAGCATAAGGAAACTTAGACATACTTCAAAATTATCATCGAAACTTGGAATAATTGTttgtttaaataattattaaaaggaAACTTTGTcaaaagggtgtgatggtttggaacTACCCCTTAAAAGGTTATATAAAGAATTTATGTGAAACTTGGAAAAAGGTACagagatcactcaaggaagaagaaaGTGGTTTTATGAGCTATATCAGGGTTGTTGTGCATGTTAAGGTAATATGTTGGAGCATTTTGTGTAAGTGCTTGGAGCATCTATTTAGTTCTAAATAAGAACTAGTTCTTCCTAGATGGGTCATAGCGATGAGGGCCAAGACCACCAAAATCTTCTTGAAATGAGAATGATTGTTCCAAGAGCTCAATATTCAAATAAGTATATTGGACACCCTTGATAATAAAAGATATAGATAATTTAATATTTGGTTTTTAtgataatttgattaattttgtgtctatattatttaatttatagtGTTAATAATTGAGTTTATAATTATTTCCAAATTATTACATGTTATAGTTACCttggttatttacatttaattcaatAACATTACatcttataaataattttaattttaatatttgatcTATTTAATCTACTGCTAATATTTAGTTAACTTTGGAGAAAAGTAACCTTACATTTCTTCTAACACAAGATACAAGAAATACATTGTGATGTATATAATTCTTCATGAATTAGTTGCGTAGCCATTTTGGAGAAAGGCACATGTATTGAATACATTGACTTGAAATGACAAATAGAGGAAATACTAATGTATTGAATTGCATATCCTATAATACATTTCTTATCCCATCAACTTGTATGCTAAAAATATTGATCATGTGATCATGAATAGATGTTTATAAGGACAATATtcattatttataattaaattattataatgaGGAGATTAAAAGGAAAATAATTATAAACACCGATATAAGTCAAGACCATTAAAATCTTGATTATGCATTTAGGTATTGAATCACTTCATTAGGATAATAAGATCTACATCTTCACTTCTATGTTTGttgtatatttaatattttattcacTTTTAGGGGCTTAATCGGTATCAATATGAAGCAAGGGCCTTACCCTTGACATGAAGAAAGTTTCAATTTACTTTTCAAAATGACCAAATTTAGAAACAAGTATAAAAAATGAAGACAAGTAAAGTTAGAAGGTAATAACAATAGAAGACTACATCACATGATCTAGACTATTTTACATGGTATGGTTTGATTTGCAATGGTAAAGATCTCACCAAACTCTTTTGATAATAGTTTTACATCACAAATTCTATTGGAAAATTAAGGCTTACATATTATAATAAAGTCACTtagtttaaaattaataaataattagttgGGAGTTGGTCTCTTGTAAGATAGTATAGGAGTTTTTGGGAAATTGTATGAAAATGTAATATATTTTAAGAATTTACATAATACATTATAAATTATTGAATcgttaatattatatttaattttttgtgTTACCTATGTAATAATgatttagattttataattatcttTGCAACATGATAATAAAGCATAAATGATAATTGGGTGTGAATAATTATTTGAGCAAAAAAATTCTTCACATTAAAGAATTTTGGACAGAAGTAGTTTGGGGTGTTTTGGATCAGCAAGAAGATTTGGTAGAGATGGTTCTACCTATTTTAGATGGATTGTTGCAATGAAAACAATGTTGCAAAATTTTCACTCTTTGCTTTTCTTATAATGTAATAAGGGGGATGTTGGAAAAGTAACGTTTACATATTCTAATAAATTCACTTAGTGTTAGGTCTAAAAAATAGTTAGTAAGAAAGTTAATTTTCAATAAGGTAGTTATAGATTTTTTAGAAAATTGTACAAAAATGCAATGCTTAATAAACATTTGCACAAGTGTATTGTAAATCCCCAAACAATCAATATCAAATTAAAATTTTAGTGTTACTTGTACAACAATAACTTAAGTTTTATAATATTTATGCCTATATTTTTCAAcaataattttaataatttgtgGCACATTTTAGTCAATTTAATAAACAACTAAAATAAAAACTCTACATCAAGAGTAAAGAAACATCTATTCTTTTCCCAATTATGTAGTTGCATAACTCTTTTAATCTCAAACAACAAACATAAACAACATGTTTTGTCTTCTTCTGTGTCGGTGGAGCCCCCTAGTTCCATGATTAAGGACACTCCATATTCTAGTACCCCTAATTATGTTAAAGATTCAAACAAAATGATTTTCTTCTTTGACAAACTTCTTAGTTTATGAAGGATTGGTAGGAAGGCAATACCTCCACCTAGTAGGTCATCTCTATGTGCCTTTGGCAGTTGGTTGGTTTCGCTGGTTTTGCTATGTTTTCTATTGCTGGCTCTCTCTCCAATTTAGTTTGCGTTAGTGGTTTTTGTTGGGTCTGTTTTTGCTAGGTGCGCCCTAGGTGATGCTTTTCTGCAGTTATCTAATACTTTGCAATGGTACAAGCCTATACTATTTTTCATAAATCAAAACTCTTAGAATCTCGATCTAGTTTAATATTATACAATGACAACATGCTTTATAAGAGGTTAACACAATTTTAAAAAAGACAGACCTATCATATAAAGTAGAAATtagattgaatatatttttaaaaagcaaaaattaaatttgatttgttttcaaaaaatagactaaaaaaaaaaaaagttagatttgatttgttttcaaaaaatagatttaatttatttttaattgtctCAATAGATATCTATTTACATTTTTACATAATTTTTCCTGAACATAATTATACAAAGTAGAAATAGACAGAGAAACCGTATATGCCTCAGTGATGAAGGAAACGGTTCTGATTTttattgcattatcattttcagTAATTACATTGCTATACTTATTAGTATGATGCCACGCTACCCTTACAAAATTATCCCTATTAAAAGGATTAAAACATATATTTCTTTCTCCATCAATAAGGTATGTTCTCTACAAATCTCTTTCCCATCAccggaagaaagaaaaagaagatcaGTTTGGATTAAAACACTCCATCACAATCCCCTTCTTTTCCATCGCCTGTTTTCAGAGAACAAATTTCCTCCTCAGACCCCATGCTCATTCTTTTACTCTCTCCCAACTTCTCAAAGTATTCCTCAACATCTATACTCTGCATGCCAATCAAATCCTCCAACGACATGGGTGGCGGCACAAAAGGCGGCCGCGACACTTTATCCACTGAATCCCAATCCAACCCTGCAAAAAAACTATGTTTTTTAACGTTATCCGCTCCGTTGCATGAAAATCCCAGTCTTTTGCGCGGCTCTTTGATGAGCAATCTCTGGATAAGATCTCTTAAAGGTGTCCATGGCCCCAAGAATTGCGGCTGCTTCACAAGAATGTTATGAAACGTCTGCTTCCGATTTGCGCCCTTGAATGGCGTCTCACCGTACACCATTTCGTACAGCAAAACTCCCAAAGCCCACCAGTCGACTGTAAAATCATGGCCGACGCCGCTAAGCATCTCGGGCGACACGTATTCTTCCGTCCCCACGAAAGAATTAGTCTTCGTATTTGACGGCGCAACCTCGATTGGCGGCGGTGAGGGCTTTTTGTGGGCGGGTGAAACACGAACCGCTGAGCTTACGCACGATGTCATGAAATCGAACGGCCCAGAACGTTTTGGACGTCTTGGAGGTGATAATCGACGGTCGTCTGGAGTTGTCGCTGACTGGCGTTTTAGCGGTGGGAGGATTGTCGACAGGTCGAAGTCGGTGAGCATGATATGACCGTCCGCTTGTAGGAGGACGTTCTCTGGCTTCAAGTCTCTGTAGACTACGCCCTCACGATGGAGATGTTCCAGTGCTAATACAATCTCCGCGGCATAGAACCTACCACGAAACCAACCACTTAATGAGCCATGTAAGTAAATCTCATATGAAACTTCTATGAAATATACCTACTTTCTATGTGGTATGAGATGGACATGAATTTATTGGTCACATGTTTCGTTTTGTATGGATGATAGTTGAAAAATGTTTAAGATAAGATTtaatcaaatttgaaaaatatagatcagattattaaattgatttaaatatttaaaagatgTTTATAAACATGTTTAAATgacatttaataataatatattgacTATAATTTGATTCATTTGCAAAGATACAACATCAAGCAAGATGCCGGGTCAAGACTGCAACATTTTTTCTACAAATCCTTCTAGAAAGTAAACCCTTAAAGTAAACCCTTTTGAAATTTTGGCCttgattaagaaaaatggtttaggtTTTGATTAGCTGAGAAAGTAGGCAAAAAATTtagattaaataatataaaatgatGACCACAAGATTAATTtagattaaataatataaaatgatGACCACAAGAtttttgtttttgggttttttttaagGTCTTAGATTTATGGGACCATGGCTGTCTGAACTCTTTAATAACACAgttttgaatatttttaaattaGATTGTCTGAGTATTATTTTCATTAATGTTTGGGGTTAGATTCTATGATTTAAAAAAAGCTTTAGTGTTTGATTAGTTGAGAAGTAGGCAACCAATCTAAAATTGAATAATATGAAATGGTCTTATAGGCCATTTTTTGGATTTGTTTTTAAGATTTTAGATGTGGGATTATGGGCAATGATTAGATTATGTACATATTTTCTATTTTCATAAACGATTCTAATCAGACTTCATGATTATTACCAGAATGAACAAACGAAAAGAAAAAACCCAAAAATATGGTACCAAACATTAATGATGCAAAGATTTCAAACTATAAAATAACTACCACAGTGGGTTTGTACTTTTGAGTACAGAATTCCATTGATATACAAATGTTTGTTTCTCCTCATAGAATTCAAGCGAcctaaaaacacaaaaaagaaagCAAAGAAAGAACAGGGAAAACATGTTACCGAATGATGGATTCTGAGAAACATTTTTCAGACTGGGTGCGTCTGAGAGCATTCAAATCACCTCCGGGACAATAATCCATAACCCACCCAATGATCTTCTCCGTCTCCAGAAGCCCAATTAGTGATGGCAGAAAAGGATGGCGCAACCTTGACAGAATTTTTCTTTCCACCCGTGCTCTCTTTAACCCATCTGTCTGCTTCTCTAGCACAGATTTGTTCATGGCCTTCAAAGCCAAAGGCTGATCACAGCCCTTTTTGTGAACCAGAAACACAGTTCCCATGGCTCCTCTCCCCACCACCTTCACAGCCTTGATTTCCTCCACAGCCATCCCCAAATCCCCCATTCTCTTTCTTCTCCTCCTTTCACATACTTTAAAATTTATCCCCACTTTCTCTGGCAATTCCACCAAATGTTAGATGGGTCAGTCTGCAAAATTTGCTGCGACAGAAACAGTACAGAAGAGATAGAAACTTTGTAGTTGTACTTTTGGTTTGAGAGATTTTTGCTGAGGGCGTAAACTACGCACCAACCATGAGGAGAAAAGAGAAGTGCAGAGCGGGTCAAAGCTGCGCCTGCAAATGCAAGACATCCGTCGCTTTCATCTACACAAAAGTAAACTTTCTTTGCTCTCACGTTCCGTCTTTCGGGAAACGGAAATTCTCCATCTGCATTTATTCGTGTTAGGCAGCA
This window harbors:
- the LOC131061623 gene encoding serine/threonine-protein kinase OXI1, which produces MGDLGMAVEEIKAVKVVGRGAMGTVFLVHKKGCDQPLALKAMNKSVLEKQTDGLKRARVERKILSRLRHPFLPSLIGLLETEKIIGWVMDYCPGGDLNALRRTQSEKCFSESIIRFYAAEIVLALEHLHREGVVYRDLKPENVLLQADGHIMLTDFDLSTILPPLKRQSATTPDDRRLSPPRRPKRSGPFDFMTSCVSSAVRVSPAHKKPSPPPIEVAPSNTKTNSFVGTEEYVSPEMLSGVGHDFTVDWWALGVLLYEMVYGETPFKGANRKQTFHNILVKQPQFLGPWTPLRDLIQRLLIKEPRKRLGFSCNGADNVKKHSFFAGLDWDSVDKVSRPPFVPPPMSLEDLIGMQSIDVEEYFEKLGESKRMSMGSEEEICSLKTGDGKEGDCDGVF